The following are encoded in a window of Sphaerisporangium siamense genomic DNA:
- the fabI gene encoding enoyl-ACP reductase FabI, with amino-acid sequence MGILDGKRLLVTGVLTDASIAFSVARLAQEQGARIVLTGFGRMSLVERIAKRLPEPPPVIELDVQNAEHLDTLADRVGEHLDGLDGVMHSIAFAPQTALGGNFLNTTWEDVATAVQVSTFSFKSLAVACLPLMKEGGSVVGLDFDASKAWPVYDWMGVAKAGLESCSRYLARDLAKHGIRVNLVAAGPLRTMAAKSIPGFKEFEDSWPAKAPLGWDLTDTEPTAKACVALLSDWFPATTGEIVHVDGGVHAVGG; translated from the coding sequence ATGGGAATCCTCGACGGCAAACGTCTCCTTGTGACCGGCGTGCTCACCGACGCCTCGATCGCCTTCTCCGTGGCGCGGCTCGCCCAGGAGCAGGGGGCCCGCATCGTCCTCACCGGCTTCGGGCGCATGAGCCTGGTCGAGCGCATCGCCAAGCGCCTGCCCGAGCCGCCGCCGGTCATCGAGCTGGACGTCCAGAACGCCGAACACCTCGACACGCTGGCCGACCGCGTCGGCGAACACCTGGACGGCCTCGACGGCGTCATGCACTCCATCGCCTTCGCCCCGCAGACCGCGCTCGGCGGCAACTTCCTCAACACCACGTGGGAGGACGTCGCCACCGCCGTCCAGGTCTCCACCTTCTCCTTCAAGTCGCTGGCCGTCGCGTGCCTGCCCCTGATGAAGGAGGGGGGCTCGGTCGTCGGCCTCGACTTCGACGCCTCCAAGGCCTGGCCGGTCTACGACTGGATGGGCGTGGCGAAGGCCGGCCTGGAGTCCTGCTCGCGGTACCTGGCGCGCGACCTGGCCAAGCACGGCATCCGGGTGAACCTGGTGGCGGCGGGCCCGCTGCGCACCATGGCCGCCAAGAGCATCCCCGGCTTCAAGGAGTTCGAGGACAGCTGGCCCGCCAAGGCGCCCCTTGGATGGGACCTGACCGACACCGAGCCCACCGCCAAGGCGTGCGTCGCCCTGCTGTCGGACTGGTTCCCCGCCACCACCGGCGAGATCGTCCACGTCGACGGCGGCGTCCACGCCGTCGGCGGCTGA
- a CDS encoding DUF3090 domain-containing protein — protein sequence MPVFDYDPPERFVAGAVGQPGARAFFLQARGQGRVTTVGLEKFQVAVLADRLDELLDEVLRRSGGTAPVPAMAPVELADKAPLDLPIEEDFRVGTMALAWDPDTAQVVIEAQEASADDEEEEQGEDALDHPASAVLRVHISAAAARAFTQRALEIVAAGRPPCPLCGQPLDAEGHICVRLNGHRGDRT from the coding sequence ATGCCGGTCTTCGACTACGATCCGCCAGAGAGGTTCGTGGCCGGTGCCGTTGGGCAACCGGGAGCACGCGCCTTCTTTCTGCAAGCCCGTGGTCAGGGGCGCGTCACCACCGTGGGGCTGGAGAAGTTCCAGGTCGCCGTCCTCGCCGATCGGCTCGACGAGCTGCTCGACGAGGTGCTGCGCCGCAGCGGCGGCACCGCCCCCGTGCCCGCGATGGCGCCGGTCGAACTCGCCGACAAGGCCCCCCTCGACCTGCCCATCGAGGAGGACTTCCGGGTGGGCACCATGGCCCTCGCGTGGGACCCGGACACCGCCCAGGTCGTCATCGAAGCCCAGGAGGCATCCGCCGACGACGAGGAGGAGGAGCAGGGTGAGGACGCCCTGGACCATCCCGCGTCCGCGGTCCTGCGGGTCCACATCAGCGCCGCCGCCGCCCGCGCCTTCACCCAGCGGGCCCTCGAGATCGTCGCCGCCGGCCGGCCGCCCTGCCCCCTGTGCGGGCAGCCGCTCGACGCCGAAGGTCACATCTGCGTCCGTCTGAACGGCCACCGAGGGGACCGTACGTGA
- a CDS encoding SCO1664 family protein: MSAESDPRLSSLPGTSGLDDATALRLLREGVIEVAGRLVEATNMTLYCTIRLDGVAAECVYKPVRGERPLWDFPDGTLAAREVAAFEVSAATGWQIVPPSVYRDGPFGPGMCQLWIDTDPEADLMALIRSRNPALRRMAIFDAVVNNADRKGGHLLPLPDGHIYGVDHGVCFSEEDKLRTVLWQWRGKPLPREAVNVLARLEREIERGRLGRRLRELLTLPEVEATWERVRRLLSTGIHPYPSDDWPAIPWPPI, encoded by the coding sequence GTGAGCGCGGAGAGCGACCCCCGGCTCAGCAGCCTCCCGGGTACGTCCGGGCTCGACGACGCCACCGCGCTGCGCCTGCTGCGCGAGGGGGTCATCGAGGTCGCCGGCCGCCTGGTCGAGGCCACGAACATGACGCTCTACTGCACGATCCGCCTGGACGGCGTCGCCGCCGAATGCGTGTACAAGCCCGTGCGCGGCGAGCGCCCGCTGTGGGACTTCCCCGACGGCACCCTCGCCGCCCGCGAGGTCGCCGCCTTCGAGGTCTCCGCCGCCACCGGCTGGCAGATCGTCCCCCCCAGCGTCTACCGCGACGGGCCCTTCGGCCCCGGCATGTGCCAGCTCTGGATCGACACCGACCCCGAGGCCGACCTGATGGCGCTGATCCGCAGCCGCAACCCCGCGCTGCGCCGCATGGCCATCTTCGACGCGGTCGTCAACAACGCCGACCGCAAGGGCGGCCACCTGCTGCCGCTGCCCGACGGGCACATCTACGGCGTCGACCACGGCGTCTGCTTCTCCGAGGAGGACAAGCTCCGCACCGTCCTGTGGCAGTGGCGGGGCAAGCCCCTTCCCCGCGAGGCGGTGAACGTCCTGGCCCGGCTGGAGCGCGAGATCGAGCGCGGCAGGCTCGGCAGACGGCTGCGCGAGCTGCTCACCCTCCCCGAGGTCGAGGCCACCTGGGAGCGTGTCCGCCGCCTCCTCAGCACCGGCATCCACCCCTACCCCTCCGACGACTGGCCCGCCATCCCCTGGCCCCCCATCTAA
- a CDS encoding NRDE family protein, which translates to MCTVVISFLPDADTPVVLAGVRDEVLTRPWEAPAAHWPGFPGLYGGRDLEAGGTWLAADPAAPRVAALLNGRGALAAPERRRSRGGLPLRAAASGALPDVDLSHYDPFHLLVAEPAGVRMWSWDGAALTEDKLPEGTHVIVNAGREPGEGGPRAAYFRPRFAAAPRPSARDASGDSWEGWRTLAAGAGLPVTDPRALVVRQELPGGRMWGTTSVTLVALAPDALRYEFLPWPDGRPGAPTARGTWSPVPVTA; encoded by the coding sequence ATGTGCACGGTCGTCATCTCCTTTCTGCCCGACGCGGATACCCCCGTGGTCCTCGCGGGCGTGCGGGACGAAGTCCTCACGCGGCCCTGGGAGGCGCCCGCGGCCCACTGGCCCGGCTTTCCCGGGCTGTACGGCGGCCGTGACCTGGAGGCCGGTGGCACCTGGCTCGCCGCCGACCCGGCCGCGCCCCGCGTCGCCGCGCTGCTGAACGGCCGTGGCGCCCTTGCCGCGCCCGAGCGGCGCAGGAGCCGCGGCGGGCTTCCCCTGCGCGCCGCCGCCTCCGGGGCGCTCCCCGACGTTGATCTCTCCCACTACGACCCCTTTCACCTGCTCGTGGCCGAGCCGGCGGGCGTGCGCATGTGGAGCTGGGACGGCGCGGCCCTGACCGAGGACAAGCTCCCCGAGGGCACGCACGTCATCGTCAACGCAGGAAGGGAGCCGGGGGAGGGCGGCCCGCGCGCCGCCTACTTCCGCCCCCGCTTCGCCGCCGCGCCCCGCCCGTCCGCCCGTGACGCCTCCGGCGACTCCTGGGAGGGGTGGCGGACGCTGGCCGCGGGGGCGGGCCTACCCGTCACGGATCCCCGGGCCCTGGTCGTCCGCCAGGAACTACCCGGCGGGCGGATGTGGGGCACGACCTCGGTCACGCTCGTGGCGCTCGCGCCCGACGCCTTGCGCTACGAGTTCCTGCCCTGGCCGGACGGACGTCCCGGCGCCCCCACCGCCCGTGGCACCTGGTCGCCCGTGCCGGTCACCGCCTGA
- a CDS encoding serine/threonine protein kinase codes for MRSLDPSDPPRVASYRLTGRVGEGAHGVVYAAETGSGARVAVKLLYRRLSEDEGVRRAFGTELRRAQRVPGIHVARVLSYGIHDGRLYHAVEYVEGPSLAEVVERYGPRDGAELERLAIATLGALADVHEAGTAHGGFGPGSVLMGPDGPRVIDVGVGRALDTVRPVGAVPSPASAFTAPERLAGAPLGPEADMFAWACTLVYAATGRAPFGAGAVSGVADRVLSGPPDLSMLRGALSEALTACLDKIPARRPTARELLGRLRTPHLTSWNSVSPLYMPPPPPGSALPPSADPFPGPGPLPGTAAPPETAAYRETAVPPGTTPGSTTPFSATTHPGTSPFPRAATSPGTGGTAVWGHLPTAPRNPTPPTTAPSNVTPPTITPSTVSPPNVTPHNVTPHNVTPPNVTPPNVTPLDAAPAHEGPIPSHLGASRPPLHVITGTASAAPPTSPGDVPHGHPQGSTAITGSTTPLEQDPATGPGLSPAITAGVPAGQANMPGTGAARVGRRGAGSSRHALPPAHGEGTGGTPSSTGGRGGVRGRRRRRVLSVAVVLAGGLALAAVVAVILAPGRPGGLEVPGAFGPPPTLMPGPSAGDPSATDPTPVPSPPKPSPTPTPSPTPPRTSPPAPRPVLLVSPTKYRVTSDYIVYVNIRLRAPGGTVRWRASMSEGGVLSSTQGTIRAGRSATITAYGTPYCSTSRIRFTSNGGAKTVTITWGGTQC; via the coding sequence TTGAGGTCTTTGGATCCGTCCGATCCACCGCGGGTCGCCTCCTACCGGCTCACGGGCCGCGTCGGCGAGGGCGCCCACGGCGTCGTGTACGCCGCCGAGACCGGGTCGGGCGCGCGGGTGGCGGTCAAACTCCTGTACCGGCGCCTGTCCGAGGACGAGGGCGTGCGGCGGGCCTTCGGCACGGAGCTGCGGCGGGCGCAGCGCGTGCCGGGCATCCACGTCGCGCGGGTCCTGTCCTACGGCATCCACGACGGCCGCCTCTACCACGCCGTCGAGTACGTCGAGGGGCCGTCGCTGGCCGAGGTCGTGGAACGGTACGGGCCGCGCGACGGCGCGGAGCTGGAACGACTGGCGATCGCGACCCTGGGCGCCCTGGCCGACGTCCACGAGGCGGGCACCGCGCACGGCGGCTTCGGCCCCGGCTCCGTGCTCATGGGCCCGGACGGCCCCCGCGTGATCGACGTCGGCGTCGGCCGTGCCCTGGACACCGTGCGGCCCGTCGGCGCCGTCCCGTCCCCGGCCTCCGCCTTCACCGCGCCCGAGCGGCTGGCGGGCGCGCCGCTCGGGCCTGAGGCCGACATGTTCGCCTGGGCGTGCACGCTGGTCTACGCCGCGACCGGGCGGGCGCCCTTCGGCGCCGGCGCGGTGTCCGGCGTGGCCGACCGGGTGCTGAGCGGCCCGCCGGACCTGTCGATGCTGCGAGGAGCGCTGTCGGAGGCGCTCACGGCCTGCCTGGACAAGATCCCCGCCCGCCGCCCGACCGCCCGCGAACTCCTCGGACGTCTACGCACCCCACACCTCACCTCCTGGAACTCCGTCTCCCCCCTCTACATGCCCCCACCGCCCCCAGGATCGGCCCTGCCCCCATCAGCCGACCCGTTCCCAGGACCCGGCCCGCTGCCTGGAACCGCCGCACCCCCAGAAACGGCCGCGTATCGAGAAACGGCCGTACCTCCAGGAACCACCCCCGGAAGCACCACCCCGTTCTCAGCGACCACGCACCCCGGAACCTCCCCCTTCCCGAGGGCGGCCACCTCCCCGGGAACAGGCGGGACGGCCGTCTGGGGACACCTTCCGACCGCACCCCGAAACCCCACACCCCCCACCACCGCGCCCTCAAACGTCACACCTCCGACCATCACGCCCTCAACGGTCAGTCCCCCCAACGTCACGCCCCACAACGTCACGCCCCACAACGTCACGCCGCCGAACGTCACGCCGCCGAACGTCACGCCCCTCGACGCCGCGCCCGCGCACGAGGGCCCGATCCCCTCACACCTCGGCGCGTCCCGGCCTCCTCTCCATGTGATCACCGGCACCGCGTCGGCGGCCCCTCCCACTTCCCCTGGGGACGTCCCACACGGGCACCCGCAGGGATCGACCGCCATCACCGGCTCCACGACCCCCCTGGAACAGGATCCGGCCACCGGGCCCGGCCTCTCACCCGCCATCACAGCGGGCGTGCCGGCGGGACAGGCGAACATGCCGGGGACCGGGGCGGCGAGGGTGGGGCGCAGGGGTGCGGGATCGAGTCGGCATGCCCTGCCTCCCGCGCACGGGGAGGGCACGGGAGGGACGCCGTCGTCCACCGGCGGGCGGGGCGGGGTTCGGGGCCGGCGGAGGCGGCGCGTGCTGAGCGTGGCCGTGGTCCTCGCCGGAGGGCTGGCGCTGGCCGCCGTCGTGGCCGTGATCCTCGCGCCCGGACGGCCCGGCGGGCTGGAGGTGCCCGGCGCGTTCGGCCCTCCGCCCACTCTGATGCCGGGGCCGTCGGCGGGCGACCCGTCGGCCACCGACCCGACCCCGGTGCCCTCGCCGCCCAAGCCGAGCCCCACGCCGACGCCGAGCCCCACTCCCCCGCGCACCAGCCCGCCCGCCCCGAGGCCCGTCCTGCTGGTCAGCCCGACCAAGTACCGGGTCACCTCGGACTACATCGTCTACGTGAACATCCGGCTGCGCGCGCCCGGGGGCACCGTGCGCTGGCGGGCCTCGATGAGCGAGGGCGGGGTGCTCAGCTCGACGCAGGGCACGATCCGCGCCGGCCGCTCGGCCACGATCACCGCCTACGGCACGCCGTACTGCAGCACCTCGCGGATCCGGTTCACCTCCAACGGTGGCGCCAAGACCGTGACGATCACCTGGGGCGGAACGCAGTGCTGA
- the fabG gene encoding 3-oxoacyl-ACP reductase FabG — translation MARSVLVTGGNRGIGLSIARELAAAGDAVAVTYRSGEPPEGLFGVRCDVTSAEDVDTAFSKAEAEHGPVEVVVANAGVTKDTLLPLMKEDDFTGVLDTNLTGAFRVAKRATRGMLRMRRGRIILLSSVVALLGSAGQTNYAASKAGLVGFGRSLARELGSRGITVNVVAPGFVETDMTAALEPAQQEAILRNVPLGRAATPADVARVVKFLASDDAAYITGAVIPVDGGMGMGH, via the coding sequence ATGGCTCGATCAGTACTCGTAACCGGCGGCAACCGCGGCATCGGCCTCTCGATCGCCCGCGAGCTGGCCGCCGCCGGTGACGCCGTCGCCGTCACCTACCGCTCGGGAGAGCCTCCCGAGGGGCTGTTCGGCGTGCGGTGCGACGTCACCAGCGCGGAGGATGTGGACACGGCCTTCTCCAAGGCGGAGGCCGAGCACGGGCCCGTCGAGGTCGTCGTCGCCAACGCCGGCGTCACCAAGGACACCCTCCTTCCTCTCATGAAGGAGGACGACTTCACCGGCGTCCTCGACACCAACCTGACCGGCGCCTTCCGCGTCGCCAAGCGCGCCACCCGCGGCATGCTCAGGATGCGGCGCGGCCGCATCATCCTGCTCTCCTCGGTGGTCGCGCTGCTCGGGTCGGCCGGACAGACCAACTACGCCGCCTCCAAGGCCGGCCTCGTCGGCTTCGGCCGGTCGCTGGCCCGCGAGCTCGGCTCGCGCGGCATCACCGTCAACGTCGTCGCCCCCGGGTTCGTCGAGACCGACATGACGGCCGCGCTGGAGCCCGCGCAGCAAGAGGCCATCCTCAGGAACGTCCCGCTCGGCCGCGCCGCCACCCCCGCGGACGTCGCCCGGGTGGTCAAGTTCCTGGCGAGCGACGACGCCGCCTACATCACCGGGGCCGTGATCCCCGTGGACGGCGGCATGGGAATGGGGCACTGA
- a CDS encoding aldo/keto reductase, with product MEQRLVGRSGLNVSSVGLGTMTWARDTGAEEAAAQLVAFAEAGGTLVDTADVYAGGDAERLLGRLLRTSVPRSDMVVATKAVLTPHGPRSRDASRKNLIAALDASLDRLGVDEVDLWQLHAFDPEVPLEETLAAVDTAVSSGRTVYAGVCNYTGWQVAAAGVWQRSAATRAPIVSVQSEYSLLARDAEREVLPAAEHVGAGVLAWSPLGRGVLTGKYRVGIPADSRAATPHFADFVQPYLDERCRRVVESVTTAADGLGVSPLAVALAWVRDQPGVAAAIVGARTHAQLKGILQGEALTLPVEIREALDDVSASD from the coding sequence ATGGAGCAGCGATTGGTCGGGCGCAGCGGTCTGAACGTGTCGAGCGTGGGGCTCGGCACGATGACCTGGGCGCGGGACACCGGAGCCGAGGAGGCCGCCGCGCAGCTCGTCGCGTTCGCCGAGGCGGGGGGCACGCTGGTCGACACCGCGGACGTCTACGCGGGCGGCGACGCCGAGCGCCTGCTCGGCCGCCTGCTGCGCACCTCGGTGCCGCGCTCGGACATGGTCGTCGCCACCAAGGCCGTGCTGACCCCGCACGGGCCGCGGTCGCGTGACGCCTCCCGCAAGAACCTCATCGCGGCGCTGGACGCGTCGCTGGACCGTCTCGGCGTGGACGAGGTCGACCTGTGGCAGTTGCACGCCTTCGACCCCGAGGTCCCGCTGGAGGAGACGCTGGCCGCGGTGGACACCGCCGTCTCCTCCGGCCGCACGGTCTACGCCGGGGTGTGCAACTACACGGGATGGCAGGTCGCGGCGGCGGGGGTCTGGCAGCGTTCCGCCGCGACGCGGGCGCCGATCGTCTCGGTGCAGAGCGAGTACTCGCTGCTGGCCAGGGACGCCGAGCGCGAGGTCCTGCCCGCGGCCGAGCACGTGGGCGCGGGCGTGCTGGCCTGGTCACCGCTCGGGCGCGGGGTGCTGACCGGCAAGTACCGCGTGGGCATCCCGGCCGACTCCCGGGCCGCGACCCCGCACTTCGCCGACTTCGTCCAGCCGTATCTGGACGAGCGGTGCCGCCGGGTCGTGGAGTCGGTGACCACCGCGGCGGACGGGCTCGGGGTCTCGCCGCTGGCCGTGGCGCTGGCCTGGGTGCGCGACCAGCCGGGGGTGGCGGCCGCGATCGTGGGGGCGCGCACGCACGCCCAGCTCAAGGGCATCCTGCAGGGGGAGGCGCTCACGCTGCCCGTGGAGATACGCGAGGCCCTGGACGACGTCTCGGCCTCCGACTAG
- a CDS encoding histidine phosphatase family protein, whose product MTTLLLVRHGLTDMTGPVLAGWTPGVHLSERGRAQAEALAARLASLPLDAVVSSPLERCQETAAAILRGRDGVKIDSDERFGECGYGDWTGRPLQELAKEPLWRVVQQHPSAAVFPGGESLAGVQRRAVAAVRHWNAKLGDDAVYLVCSHGDVIKAIVADAMGVHLDQFQRVTADPASLTAIRYTALRPFVLRVNDVGGGVENLIPPPPRPEGSEQEDGGENPTESDAAVGGGAGTT is encoded by the coding sequence GTGACCACTTTGCTTCTGGTGCGGCACGGCCTCACGGACATGACCGGACCCGTGCTCGCCGGCTGGACGCCGGGGGTCCACCTGAGCGAGCGTGGCCGCGCCCAGGCCGAGGCCCTGGCCGCGCGGCTCGCGTCCCTGCCGCTGGACGCCGTCGTGTCCAGCCCGCTGGAGCGCTGCCAGGAGACCGCCGCCGCGATCCTCCGGGGACGTGACGGAGTCAAGATCGATAGCGACGAGCGTTTCGGCGAGTGCGGGTACGGCGACTGGACCGGCCGGCCGTTGCAGGAGCTGGCGAAGGAACCCCTGTGGCGGGTGGTCCAGCAGCATCCGAGCGCGGCCGTGTTCCCCGGCGGGGAGTCGCTCGCGGGCGTGCAGCGCCGCGCGGTCGCCGCCGTGCGGCACTGGAACGCCAAGCTCGGGGACGACGCCGTCTACCTGGTGTGCAGCCACGGCGACGTGATCAAGGCGATCGTCGCCGACGCGATGGGCGTCCACCTGGACCAGTTCCAGCGCGTCACCGCCGACCCCGCCTCCCTCACGGCGATCCGCTATACCGCTTTGCGGCCATTCGTTCTACGAGTGAATGATGTGGGCGGCGGAGTGGAGAACCTCATCCCGCCACCGCCGCGGCCCGAGGGTTCGGAGCAGGAAGACGGGGGAGAAAATCCCACCGAGAGCGACGCCGCTGTCGGCGGCGGAGCCGGAACCACGTAA
- a CDS encoding TldD/PmbA family protein has protein sequence MRQIDPDFLALPLRQLADAALQRARDLGAEHADFRLERVRGETLNLFDARLEGSMDADDLGYAVRVIRDGTWGFAAGIELTPEAAAAVAEQAVEVARVAAAVNREPVELAPEPVHAGVTWVSSYEVDPFSVPLKEKVALLADWSAGLLKDPRVDHVAASLMQVKEQKFYADTAGTDTTQQRVRTHPVLTAMRAAEGRFDDMRTLAPPAGRGYEYLTGTGWDFPSEVALLPELLEEKLKAPSVEAGPYDLVIHPSNLWLTIHESIGHATELDRALGYEAAYAGTSFATFDKLGTLQYGSPIMNVTGDRTAEHGLATIGYDDEGVATRRFDIVRDGRLVGYQLDRRMALLKGLGPSNGCAFADSPGHVPIQRMANVSLLPASEGPSTEELISRVERGLFILGDKSWSIDMQRYNFQFTGQRFYLIENGRVTGQVRDVAYQATTTDFWRSMEAVGGPQTYVLGGAMNCGKGQPGQVAPVSHGCPSALFRGVKILNTVQEGGK, from the coding sequence ATGCGCCAGATCGATCCCGACTTTCTCGCCCTGCCTCTGCGGCAATTGGCGGACGCGGCCCTGCAGCGTGCCCGCGACCTGGGCGCCGAGCACGCCGACTTCCGGCTGGAGCGGGTGCGTGGCGAAACCCTGAACCTTTTCGACGCCCGGCTAGAGGGCTCCATGGACGCCGACGACCTCGGCTACGCCGTGCGGGTGATCCGCGACGGCACGTGGGGCTTCGCCGCCGGCATCGAGCTGACTCCGGAGGCGGCCGCGGCGGTGGCCGAGCAGGCCGTCGAGGTGGCCAGGGTCGCCGCCGCCGTGAACCGCGAGCCGGTCGAGCTCGCGCCGGAGCCGGTCCACGCCGGCGTCACCTGGGTGTCGTCCTACGAGGTCGACCCCTTCTCCGTGCCGTTGAAGGAGAAGGTGGCGCTGCTGGCCGACTGGTCGGCCGGCCTGCTGAAAGATCCGCGCGTCGACCACGTCGCCGCCTCTCTCATGCAGGTCAAGGAGCAGAAGTTCTACGCCGACACCGCCGGCACCGACACCACGCAGCAGCGGGTCAGGACCCACCCGGTCCTCACCGCGATGCGGGCGGCCGAGGGCCGCTTCGACGACATGCGCACGCTGGCCCCGCCCGCGGGGCGCGGCTACGAGTACCTCACCGGCACCGGGTGGGACTTCCCCTCGGAGGTCGCGCTGCTGCCCGAGCTGCTGGAGGAGAAGCTCAAGGCCCCCTCGGTCGAGGCCGGGCCGTACGACCTGGTCATCCACCCGTCCAACCTGTGGCTGACCATCCACGAGTCCATCGGGCACGCCACCGAGCTCGACCGGGCGCTCGGCTACGAGGCGGCGTACGCGGGGACGAGCTTCGCGACCTTCGACAAGCTCGGCACGCTGCAGTACGGCTCGCCGATCATGAACGTCACCGGCGACCGCACCGCCGAGCACGGGCTGGCCACGATCGGCTACGACGACGAGGGCGTGGCGACGCGGCGCTTCGACATCGTGCGCGACGGGCGGCTGGTGGGCTACCAGCTCGACCGGCGCATGGCGCTGCTGAAGGGCCTCGGGCCCTCCAACGGGTGCGCGTTCGCCGACTCCCCCGGGCACGTGCCCATCCAGCGCATGGCCAACGTCTCGCTGCTGCCCGCGAGCGAGGGCCCCTCGACCGAGGAGCTGATCTCGCGCGTGGAGCGCGGCCTGTTCATCCTGGGCGACAAGAGCTGGTCCATCGACATGCAGCGCTACAACTTCCAGTTCACGGGCCAGCGCTTCTACCTCATCGAGAACGGCCGGGTCACCGGCCAGGTGCGCGACGTCGCCTACCAGGCGACGACCACCGACTTCTGGCGGTCCATGGAGGCGGTCGGCGGCCCGCAGACCTACGTGCTGGGCGGCGCGATGAACTGCGGCAAGGGCCAGCCGGGGCAGGTGGCTCCGGTGAGCCACGGGTGCCCGTCCGCCCTGTTCCGCGGGGTCAAGATTCTCAACACCGTTCAGGAGGGTGGAAAGTGA
- a CDS encoding undecaprenyl-diphosphate phosphatase: MDALQAIVLGVVQGLTEFLPISSSAHLLIVPRLFGWSDPGAAFTAVIQLGTMLAVVIYFWRDITRIFWTWLRSLWTPELRGEMDARMGWYIGLGTIPLGLLGVVFKDAIEGPARNLWLNATVLIVFGLLLLLAEQVGRQRSAIESLTLRDGLIIGGFQALALMPGASRSGSTITGGLFLGFTREAAARYSFLLSIPAVVLSGLFEMRDIGAGGGPDLVPTLIATVVSFAVGYASIAWLLRYITRHSMMIFVTYRVFIGAFLLTLLSLGVITAQ, from the coding sequence ATGGACGCACTGCAAGCGATCGTGCTGGGCGTCGTGCAGGGCCTCACCGAGTTCCTGCCGATCTCGAGCTCCGCGCACCTGCTCATCGTTCCCCGGCTGTTCGGCTGGTCGGACCCGGGCGCCGCCTTCACCGCGGTGATCCAGCTCGGCACCATGCTCGCCGTGGTCATCTACTTCTGGCGCGACATCACGCGCATCTTCTGGACGTGGCTGCGCAGCCTGTGGACGCCGGAGCTGCGCGGCGAGATGGACGCGCGAATGGGCTGGTACATCGGCCTTGGGACGATCCCGCTCGGCCTGCTCGGGGTGGTGTTCAAGGACGCGATCGAGGGCCCGGCGCGCAACCTGTGGCTCAACGCCACCGTGCTGATCGTCTTCGGCCTGCTGCTCCTGCTGGCCGAGCAGGTCGGCCGCCAGCGCAGCGCGATCGAGTCACTCACCCTGCGGGACGGGCTGATCATCGGCGGCTTCCAGGCGCTGGCCCTGATGCCCGGCGCGTCCCGCTCGGGGTCCACGATCACCGGTGGGCTGTTCCTGGGCTTCACCCGCGAGGCGGCGGCGCGGTACTCGTTCCTGCTGTCGATCCCGGCCGTGGTGCTGTCGGGGCTGTTCGAGATGCGCGACATCGGCGCGGGCGGCGGCCCGGACCTGGTGCCGACCCTGATCGCCACCGTGGTGTCCTTCGCGGTCGGGTACGCCTCCATCGCCTGGCTGCTGCGCTACATCACCCGCCACTCCATGATGATCTTCGTCACGTATCGCGTCTTCATCGGCGCGTTCCTGCTGACGCTCCTGTCCCTAGGTGTGATCACGGCCCAATAA